A DNA window from Ornithobacterium rhinotracheale DSM 15997 contains the following coding sequences:
- a CDS encoding shikimate dehydrogenase family protein, translating to MKKNESKTYGLIGRNIAYSFSPKYFKAKFERENITAEYNLFDLAEISEVENLLKSGISGLNVTIPYKQEVIPFLDEITGAAKEINAVNTIQFKDGKCIGHNTDVIGFRDSIAPLLKEHHRKALILGTGGASKAVKYVFSELGIAFKVVSRSQGDFTYDELTPEIIEEYKIIVNCTPLGTSPNVDKCPDLPYDAITSQHLAYDLIYNPSETKFLQLARAQDANIKNGLEMLEKQAEAAWEIWNG from the coding sequence ATGAAAAAAAACGAATCTAAAACTTACGGACTCATCGGCAGAAACATCGCTTATTCTTTTTCGCCTAAATATTTTAAAGCTAAATTCGAACGAGAAAACATTACTGCTGAATACAATTTATTTGATTTAGCCGAAATTTCTGAAGTAGAAAATCTATTAAAATCGGGAATTTCTGGACTAAATGTTACGATTCCCTACAAGCAAGAAGTGATTCCTTTTTTAGATGAAATCACAGGAGCTGCCAAAGAAATCAATGCCGTAAACACCATTCAGTTTAAAGATGGAAAATGTATAGGACACAACACCGATGTCATCGGGTTCAGAGATTCTATCGCTCCATTATTAAAAGAACATCACCGCAAAGCCTTGATTTTAGGCACAGGTGGCGCATCTAAAGCCGTAAAATATGTATTTTCGGAACTGGGGATTGCGTTTAAAGTCGTGTCACGCTCTCAGGGCGATTTCACCTATGATGAACTAACGCCTGAAATCATCGAAGAATATAAAATCATCGTGAATTGCACACCGCTTGGCACCTCGCCCAATGTGGATAAATGCCCTGATTTGCCTTACGACGCCATAACTAGCCAACATCTGGCGTATGATTTAATCTATAATCCTAGCGAAACTAAATTTTTGCAATTGGCTAGAGCACAAGATGCCAACATCAAAAACGGACTAGAAATGCTTGAAAAACAAGCCGAAGCGGCTTGGGAAATTTGGAATGGCTAA
- a CDS encoding DUF368 domain-containing protein produces MYKRNFIDYLILWFKGLLMGTANKIPGVSGGMIALVTNFYEELIYSYQKINTKAFRLLLSGRFQKFLDYINFKFQFAVNFGSVSAFFSISLLIDYLIRTHSEGGLGLETEVWSYFFGLIIGSIFYVCTKIKEWKKPVYYGIFLGSALGLMISFMEPMAPNDSYWFIFLCGIISVSGMTLPGFSGSFMLIIIGNYNLLLVDCVNNLFYTIIAIFNGDFAMLGTATLAERAERIHMLYLVAIFTIGSVVGLISFSKLMGYLLKHYHDIVIGWLIGFIIGSLGAAWPWKTKDLNPQGYLIGYTRYLPQINLHFFVDLICIAIGIATILVIYKYEKKRI; encoded by the coding sequence ATGTATAAACGAAATTTCATCGATTATCTAATTCTTTGGTTCAAAGGCTTATTGATGGGAACCGCAAACAAAATCCCTGGCGTGTCTGGTGGAATGATTGCGCTTGTGACCAATTTTTACGAAGAATTGATTTATTCCTATCAAAAAATCAATACCAAAGCCTTTAGATTATTGCTCTCTGGGCGTTTTCAAAAGTTTTTAGATTACATCAATTTTAAATTCCAATTTGCCGTAAACTTCGGTTCCGTATCGGCTTTTTTCTCCATTTCGCTCCTTATTGATTACCTCATCCGCACACATAGCGAGGGCGGACTGGGCTTAGAAACCGAAGTATGGAGCTACTTTTTTGGTCTCATCATAGGCTCCATTTTCTATGTTTGTACCAAAATCAAGGAATGGAAAAAACCTGTATATTATGGAATTTTCTTAGGCTCTGCACTTGGGCTTATGATTTCGTTTATGGAGCCCATGGCACCTAACGACAGCTATTGGTTTATTTTTCTCTGCGGTATCATCAGCGTTTCGGGCATGACATTGCCTGGTTTTTCTGGCTCGTTTATGCTCATCATCATCGGGAACTACAACCTGCTTTTGGTAGATTGTGTGAATAATTTATTTTACACAATCATAGCGATTTTCAACGGAGATTTTGCCATGCTGGGCACTGCAACACTTGCCGAGCGAGCAGAACGCATACACATGCTGTATTTGGTAGCGATCTTCACCATTGGCTCGGTTGTCGGTTTAATTAGTTTTTCTAAGCTCATGGGCTATTTGCTCAAACATTATCACGACATCGTCATCGGCTGGCTCATCGGCTTTATCATCGGTTCGCTCGGTGCCGCTTGGCCTTGGAAAACCAAAGACCTCAATCCGCAGGGATATCTCATAGGCTATACTCGCTATTTACCACAAATCAATCTGCATTTCTTCGTGGATTTAATCTGTATTGCGATAGGCATTGCAACTATTTTAGTGATTTACAAGTATGAAAAAAAACGAATCTAA
- a CDS encoding DUF368 domain-containing protein, whose product MRNFKDYLLLYLKGIAMGSADVVPGVSGGTIAFISGIYDELIQSISNIKPALFKDILKGNFKEVWQKVNGNFLVVLLAGIATSILSLAKLITFLLQYYPIQLWSFFFGLIVASIFYVGKQVKKWNLGSILGIILGTVAIFYVSTTPPLAAQSGYLYLFLSGALAACAMILPGISGSFILLLLGAYTTIISAIGNHEIGTIAVVVLGAGIGLLSFSKLLNYLLEKHHNTLVGVLTGFLIGSLWKIWPWKINDTVYIKEHGEKLMSEISPNYKSLSVYLQEQPSESFSKINSLIESNISPSMYTLANAGAENHLISAIAFGVFGFLIIFIIEYIAKSKNV is encoded by the coding sequence ATGAGAAATTTTAAAGATTATCTTCTTTTATATCTAAAGGGAATTGCTATGGGGTCTGCCGATGTGGTGCCAGGCGTTTCGGGCGGAACAATTGCTTTTATTTCTGGAATTTATGACGAATTAATCCAGAGTATCAGCAATATTAAGCCTGCTTTGTTCAAAGATATTTTAAAAGGAAATTTCAAAGAAGTTTGGCAAAAAGTGAATGGAAATTTCTTGGTAGTATTGCTTGCGGGTATTGCTACAAGCATTCTATCTTTGGCAAAACTCATTACCTTTTTATTACAATATTATCCTATTCAGCTTTGGTCTTTCTTTTTTGGATTGATTGTCGCCAGTATTTTCTATGTAGGCAAACAAGTCAAAAAATGGAATTTAGGCAGTATTTTGGGCATTATCCTCGGGACTGTTGCTATTTTCTATGTCTCTACAACGCCTCCATTGGCAGCACAAAGTGGCTACTTATATTTGTTTTTATCAGGAGCTTTGGCAGCTTGTGCCATGATTTTGCCTGGTATTTCTGGGAGTTTTATCCTATTACTTTTAGGAGCTTACACCACGATTATTTCAGCCATTGGAAATCATGAAATAGGCACAATTGCAGTAGTCGTTTTGGGGGCAGGTATTGGGTTGCTTTCTTTTTCAAAATTATTAAATTATCTATTAGAAAAACATCACAATACTTTGGTGGGCGTTCTCACAGGCTTTTTGATTGGCTCGCTTTGGAAGATTTGGCCATGGAAAATCAACGATACCGTGTACATTAAAGAGCATGGCGAAAAGCTAATGAGCGAAATTTCACCGAATTACAAAAGTCTTTCGGTATATTTGCAGGAGCAACCTAGCGAATCTTTTAGCAAAATTAATTCTCTAATCGAGAGCAACATAAGCCCTAGTATGTACACACTTGCCAATGCGGGGGCAGAAAATCATTTGATTTCGGCAATAGCGTTTGGCGTGTTTGGTTTTTTAATTATTTTCATTATCGAATACATCGCAAAATCTAAAAATGTATAA
- the murA gene encoding UDP-N-acetylglucosamine 1-carboxyvinyltransferase has translation MAIFEINGGKRLHGEITPQGAKNEALQILCATLLTDEPVRIKNLPDIRDVNRLIEILKNLNVRVEKNGKGDFTFHAKNINLAYLKSPEFKADGAALRGSVMLMGPLLARFGFAYMPKPGGDKIGRRRLDTHFQGFIELGAQYNFHKNEDFYTLEIPKGKNLKGTYMLLEEASVTGTANIVLAAVLAEGTTTIYNAACEPYIQQLCTMLVNMGAKIEGIKSNLLTITGVEKLHGTEHTCLPDMIEIGSWIGLAAMTKSELTIKNVGWEHLGIIPDVFRKLGIQLEKQGDDIYIPAQENYKIQHFMDGSILTVADAPWPGFTPDLLSIILVVATQAKGSVLVHQKMFESRLFFVDKLIDMGAQIILCDPHRATVIGLNHETELRGTNMSSPDIRAGIALLIAAVAAQGKSIIHNIDQIDRGYEDIEKRLRAIGVDIKRVEEN, from the coding sequence ATGGCTATATTTGAAATTAATGGTGGAAAAAGACTCCACGGAGAAATCACTCCGCAAGGTGCCAAAAACGAAGCCTTACAAATTTTATGTGCAACGCTCCTAACCGATGAGCCTGTTCGTATCAAAAATTTGCCAGACATTCGTGATGTAAACCGCTTAATAGAAATTCTTAAAAATCTAAATGTTCGTGTAGAAAAAAACGGAAAAGGCGATTTTACATTCCATGCCAAAAACATTAATTTAGCCTATCTTAAATCTCCTGAATTTAAGGCAGATGGTGCAGCACTCAGAGGCTCTGTGATGCTTATGGGACCACTGCTCGCTCGTTTTGGTTTTGCTTATATGCCTAAACCTGGGGGCGACAAAATTGGACGCCGAAGACTGGATACCCACTTTCAAGGCTTTATTGAACTAGGGGCTCAGTATAATTTCCATAAAAACGAGGATTTTTACACCTTAGAAATTCCTAAAGGCAAAAACCTAAAAGGTACTTACATGCTTTTGGAAGAAGCATCGGTTACAGGAACTGCCAACATTGTTTTAGCCGCAGTTTTAGCTGAAGGCACCACAACGATTTACAACGCAGCTTGCGAGCCATACATTCAGCAATTGTGTACCATGCTTGTGAATATGGGAGCTAAAATCGAGGGAATAAAATCTAACCTACTCACCATTACAGGCGTAGAAAAACTCCACGGAACCGAGCATACTTGCTTGCCAGATATGATTGAAATTGGTAGCTGGATTGGTCTCGCAGCAATGACTAAATCGGAACTCACAATCAAAAATGTGGGCTGGGAACATCTAGGCATTATCCCAGATGTGTTTAGAAAATTGGGAATTCAACTAGAGAAGCAAGGCGATGATATTTATATTCCTGCACAGGAAAATTATAAAATTCAGCATTTTATGGACGGCTCTATCCTCACCGTTGCCGATGCTCCGTGGCCAGGATTCACGCCCGATTTGTTGAGCATTATTTTGGTGGTGGCTACACAGGCTAAAGGTAGCGTACTCGTTCACCAAAAAATGTTTGAAAGTAGACTCTTCTTCGTAGATAAATTAATCGACATGGGGGCGCAAATCATTCTCTGCGACCCACACCGCGCAACAGTTATTGGGCTTAATCACGAGACTGAATTGCGAGGCACCAATATGTCTTCGCCAGACATCCGTGCGGGGATTGCACTTCTAATTGCTGCCGTGGCAGCTCAAGGGAAAAGTATCATTCACAACATCGACCAAATCGATCGTGGCTACGAAGACATCGAAAAACGATTGAGAGCCATAGGTGTAGACATCAAGCGTGTGGAAGAAAACTAA
- a CDS encoding DUF4290 domain-containing protein, protein MQYNTERKKLIIPEYGRHIQRMVDYCKNITDREERNEFAQMIIAVMGNLNPHLRDIPDFQHKLWDQLFIMAEFDLDVDSPFPIPTELEMNSKPRKIPYPGFSGKYRYYGRNLRKMIEVASEWEDDDKKLGLVKAIANQMKKSYLLWNKDTVEDAVIYKELKELSGGKIDIDELEDKCEHNINLASSKDLASTMNEKRVFTKRKRYWKNNKKKK, encoded by the coding sequence ATGCAATACAATACAGAACGAAAAAAATTAATCATTCCAGAATATGGTAGACATATCCAGAGAATGGTAGATTATTGTAAAAATATAACCGACCGCGAAGAACGAAACGAATTTGCCCAAATGATCATCGCGGTGATGGGCAACCTCAACCCGCATTTGAGAGACATTCCTGATTTTCAACATAAATTATGGGATCAGCTCTTTATCATGGCTGAATTTGATTTGGATGTAGACTCTCCTTTTCCTATTCCTACCGAATTAGAAATGAATTCCAAACCTCGCAAAATCCCTTATCCTGGATTTAGCGGAAAATACCGATACTATGGTAGAAACCTTAGAAAAATGATCGAAGTGGCGAGCGAATGGGAAGACGACGATAAAAAATTAGGACTGGTAAAAGCCATTGCCAATCAGATGAAAAAAAGCTACTTACTTTGGAACAAAGATACCGTGGAAGATGCGGTGATTTATAAAGAGCTTAAAGAGCTTTCTGGTGGCAAAATCGATATCGATGAGCTTGAAGATAAATGCGAGCACAACATCAATTTGGCTTCTAGCAAAGATTTAGCTTCAACCATGAACGAAAAAAGAGTTTTCACTAAAAGAAAACGATACTGGAAAAACAACAAAAAGAAAAAATAA
- a CDS encoding glycine--tRNA ligase — protein sequence MAQQEDALKNVISHAKEYGFIFPSSEIYDGLAATYDYGQNGVQLKNNIKEYWWKAMVQLHENIVGIDAAIFMHPTTWKASGHVDAFNDPMIDNKDSKKRYRADVLVEEHIAKIEAKIEKEVTKAAKRFGESFDKEMYLQTNPRVLGYKEEIEKISKRLGDSLTNNDLADVKALIEELGIVCPISGSRNWTDVRQFNLMFGTKLGSTADSASTLYLRPETAQGIFVNFLNVQRTGRMKIPFGIAQIGKAFRNEIVARQFIFRMREFEQMEMQFFIAPGTEMAAYEEWKNKRLQWHLNLGLGEDNYRFHDHEKLAHYANAAADIEFKFPFGFKELEGIHSRTDFDLSNHQEYSGKKIQYFDPERKESYVPYVLETSIGLDRMFLAVFSKSLQTEDLADGSQRVVLKLPPALAPIKAAILPLVKKDGLPELAQKIVDELSFDFNVEYDEKDSIGKRYRRHDAIGTPLCITIDHDSLEDNTVTIRDRDTMEQQRVKIDELSSILNQKVSMKSLLKKLK from the coding sequence ATGGCACAGCAAGAAGATGCGTTGAAAAATGTGATAAGTCACGCAAAAGAATATGGTTTTATTTTTCCGTCGAGTGAAATTTACGATGGGTTAGCCGCAACCTATGATTATGGGCAAAATGGGGTTCAACTCAAAAATAATATTAAAGAATATTGGTGGAAAGCCATGGTGCAGCTCCACGAAAACATTGTGGGGATAGATGCCGCAATTTTTATGCACCCTACCACTTGGAAAGCCTCTGGACATGTGGACGCTTTCAACGACCCGATGATCGATAACAAAGATTCTAAAAAGCGTTATCGCGCCGATGTTTTGGTAGAAGAACACATTGCTAAAATCGAGGCTAAAATTGAAAAAGAAGTAACCAAGGCTGCAAAAAGATTTGGGGAAAGTTTTGACAAAGAAATGTATCTGCAAACCAACCCGAGAGTGCTTGGCTACAAAGAAGAAATCGAGAAAATCAGCAAAAGATTGGGCGATTCTTTGACCAACAACGATTTGGCAGATGTCAAAGCTTTGATTGAAGAATTAGGCATTGTGTGCCCTATCAGCGGTTCGCGCAACTGGACAGATGTTCGCCAATTCAATTTGATGTTTGGCACTAAGCTAGGTTCTACGGCAGATTCAGCATCTACACTTTATTTAAGACCAGAAACGGCTCAAGGTATTTTTGTAAACTTCTTGAATGTTCAGCGTACAGGACGCATGAAGATTCCGTTTGGTATTGCGCAAATTGGTAAAGCCTTTAGAAATGAAATCGTTGCACGCCAATTCATCTTTAGAATGCGCGAGTTTGAACAAATGGAAATGCAATTTTTCATTGCGCCAGGCACCGAAATGGCAGCTTACGAAGAATGGAAAAATAAGCGTTTGCAATGGCATTTAAATTTAGGTTTAGGCGAAGATAATTATCGTTTCCACGATCATGAAAAATTGGCTCACTATGCCAATGCAGCGGCTGATATTGAGTTTAAATTCCCATTTGGATTTAAGGAATTAGAGGGGATTCACTCAAGAACAGATTTCGATTTGAGCAATCACCAAGAGTATTCAGGTAAAAAGATTCAATACTTTGATCCTGAAAGAAAAGAAAGCTATGTGCCGTATGTTTTGGAAACTTCAATCGGGCTAGATCGTATGTTTTTGGCGGTATTCTCAAAAAGTTTACAAACCGAGGATTTAGCCGATGGTAGCCAGCGTGTGGTTTTAAAATTGCCACCAGCTTTGGCTCCAATTAAAGCAGCGATTTTGCCATTGGTGAAAAAAGATGGTTTGCCAGAATTAGCACAAAAAATCGTAGACGAGCTGTCGTTTGATTTCAATGTAGAATACGACGAAAAAGACAGTATTGGAAAACGCTACCGCCGTCACGATGCGATTGGTACGCCACTTTGTATCACAATCGATCACGATTCTTTGGAAGATAACACCGTAACGATAAGAGATCGCGACACTATGGAACAGCAGCGTGTGAAAATTGATGAATTGTCATCGATTTTAAATCAAAAAGTAAGTATGAAGTCTTTACTTAAAAAATTGAAATAA